ATATTCGAGCCCAAAACAAGTGCGAGCGCAAGGGTGTATTTTTTGCGTATGCTTGAGATAATCGCAGTGGCCCATTCTGGAAGTGAGGTGCCAATGGCAATCATGGTCAAAGAGATGATACGGTCTGGGATGTTAAAAAATGTCGCAATTTTTAAAGCTCCATCTAAAAAAAGATGCGCACCATAAAGGATCATTGCCATCGAAACACAAATGATCAAAATATCGAGCCAAACTTTGGAGCGCCTGAGGGCTTCTTCTTTTCTTGCGGGAGTTTTTTTGAGTAAATAGATAAGCGCTAAAATTCCAACAGCAAGCAAACACACACCATCGATTCTAGACATTTGCGTTTGTAATAAAGTGAGTCCAAATAAAAGAGTGATGATAAGTACGAGTGGCAAATGAAATTTTTTTAAGTATTTGGGAACCGAGAAGGGTTGGATCAAAGTGGCTGTTGCTAGCACAAAAGCGATGTTGGCTGTGTTTGAGCCCAAAACAGAACCTAAAGTAATGGCGCCAGAAGCATCGCGCATTCTTGCAATTACATTGGTAAAAAGCTCTGGCATGCTCGTTCC
The DNA window shown above is from Chlamydiota bacterium and carries:
- the yrbG gene encoding Inner membrane protein YrbG, producing the protein MEIGFVLVTLGVGLLWVGSEVLVHYAQLLSDHFKISHSVIGLSFIALGTSMPELFTNVIARMRDASGAITLGSVLGSNTANIAFVLATATLIQPFSVPKYLKKFHLPLVLIITLLFGLTLLQTQMSRIDGVCLLAVGILALIYLLKKTPARKEEALRRSKVWLDILIICVSMAMILYGAHLFLDGALKIATFFNIPDRIISLTMIAIGTSLPEWATAIISSIRKKYTLALALVLGSNIMNLFIITGISALIRPFPIDKSFLMIDFPVMAGFTFLLYLFSKKAQFTRPVGAIFFALYIAYLAFLVG